From Elephas maximus indicus isolate mEleMax1 chromosome 1, mEleMax1 primary haplotype, whole genome shotgun sequence, a single genomic window includes:
- the LOC126070623 gene encoding butyrophilin subfamily 1 member A1-like — protein sequence MYSDKDGAHQRHTGEAYTTTRGCQARPSEFSLFLQRCDFTDATAGQEEAGIMLSNSCSGFLLLKDFPWAAAQTSLLFLLGLLLMGALGFIWKLHWEKQRECQIKEKLQRELNWRKAQKVDDWKKARSYAANVTLDPDTAYFELFVSEDHRSVKRKNTRQDLPEKPGRFFLDPCVLGHEAFSSGRHYWEVEVGDRAYWELGVCEENIQRTWGITESPQNGFWAVELYADKYQALTSPRTLLPLSEPPRRVGIFLDYEAGDVSFYSVSDRSHIFTFPQASFSGAVRPFFCLWFYHPTPLTICP from the exons ATGTACTCCGACAAGGATGGGGCTCATCAGCGCCACACGGGGGAGGCTTACACCACAACACGGGGATGCCAAGCCAGACCCTCTGAGTTCTCACTGTTTTTACAAAGATGTGACTTCACCGATGCCACTGCCGGACAGGAGGAGGCAG GAATAATGCTCAGCAATTCCTGCTCGGGCTTTCTCCTCCTGAAGGACTTTCCTTGGGCAGCAGCTCAAACTTCACTCTTGTTTCTCCTGGGGCTTCTTCTGATGGGTGCTCTCGGCTTCATCTGGAAACTTCACTGGGAGAAACAACGAGAATGCCAGATCAAAG AGAAACTCCAAAGAGAGCTCA ACTGGAGAAAAGCCCAGAAAGTGGATG ATTGGAAAAAAGCTCGCTCCTATGctg CTAATGTGACTCTGGATCCAGACACTGCCTACTTCGAACTCTTTGTATCTGAAGATCACCGAAGTGTGAAGCGGAAAAACACCCGACAGGATCTGCCCGAAAAACCTGGGAGATTTTTTCTTGACCCTTGTGTTCTGGGCCACGAAGCCTTCTCTTCGGGGAGACATTACTGGGAAGTAGAAGTGGGAGACAGGGCTTACTGGGAGCTTGGGGTTTGTGAAGAAAATATACAGAGGACATGGGGAATCACAGAGTCACCTCAAAATGGATTCTGGGCTGTGGAACTGTATGCTGACAAGTATCAGGCCCTCACCTCTCCTCGGACCCTCCTCCCCTTGAGCGAGCCTCCTAGACGAGTGGGGATCTTCTTGGACTATGAGGCTGGGGATGTCTCCTTCTACAGTGTGTCCGATAGGTCCCATATCTTCACTTTCCCCCAGGCCTCCTTCTCTGGGGCTGTCCGGCCTTTCTTCTGTCTCTGGTTCTATCACCCAACCCCTCTGACCATCTGCCCCTGA